In the genome of Balneola sp., one region contains:
- a CDS encoding sigma-70 family RNA polymerase sigma factor, which translates to MELIKRHTGKQNYSSLKDQELVKLFRRKADEAAFNELMNRHQAKVYSYIYSMVTNTETANDIFQETFTKVVTKMDDTYNEQGKWIAWVMRIAHNATIDHIRKQKRFIDVNSWYDEEDSKADYFDRLEDESVVDADNQMVDKEMKASLMKHISKLPEEQRSVVLLRHYYEMPFKEIAELTNVSINTALGRMRYALINLRKYFEEERQLELKHAKN; encoded by the coding sequence ATGGAACTAATTAAAAGACATACAGGCAAACAAAACTATTCAAGCTTAAAAGACCAGGAATTGGTTAAGCTTTTCCGAAGAAAAGCAGATGAAGCTGCTTTTAATGAATTAATGAATCGCCACCAGGCTAAAGTATACTCCTATATATATAGCATGGTAACAAATACTGAAACAGCTAACGATATTTTTCAGGAAACCTTTACCAAAGTAGTTACCAAAATGGATGATACTTACAACGAACAAGGTAAATGGATCGCATGGGTAATGCGAATTGCTCATAATGCAACAATTGATCATATTAGAAAACAAAAACGTTTTATCGACGTTAACTCTTGGTACGACGAAGAAGATTCTAAGGCAGATTACTTTGATCGACTAGAAGATGAAAGTGTTGTGGATGCGGATAACCAGATGGTGGACAAAGAAATGAAAGCCAGCCTGATGAAACATATTTCCAAACTACCTGAGGAACAAAGATCCGTTGTACTTTTGAGGCATTATTATGAAATGCCCTTTAAAGAAATCGCAGAATTAACTAATGTATCAATAAATACGGCACTAGGCCGAATGAGATATGCGTTAATAAATCTTCGAAAGTACTTTGAAGAGGAAAGACAACTAGAGCTTAAACATGCAAAAAACTGA
- a CDS encoding serine/threonine-protein phosphatase: MSLKNEAQSGYGTKKFYQEYVSGMSRERISKELTADSERLKLLYKEAVEDMERQQGQQLPGHIKFMRLFSDLTQRLNPTRRLAFGVGSVSFVGHYILSFFGLSEFVFFTPLMLPLAFSSMFLLLLVELLEKSDVQKEIDLARDIQLSLLPGTSLNKDNLEVYSFAHTAKEVGGDYLDVIDTESGTYVVIADVSGKGLSAALYMVRMQALVNLLVQKERPSPKDLFLQLNDFVKSNSKDKTFVTGCVAFFPNDKEEFEYVRAGHNIPVYYSRERDATFNLKANGFALGMTSTNMLSQHLEVKRFHFKPGDSVLLYTDGLNEARNERSEEYGEERIESLMEIYGSLHAKTVVQKIQSSLEAFIGTTQPADDITFTCIHRPENVNTPKLIEEAKEMS, encoded by the coding sequence TTGAGTTTAAAGAACGAAGCACAGTCGGGTTACGGAACCAAAAAATTCTATCAGGAATACGTATCAGGTATGAGCCGGGAGCGTATCTCCAAAGAACTCACCGCTGATTCGGAACGTCTCAAACTTCTCTACAAAGAAGCCGTTGAGGATATGGAACGTCAGCAGGGACAACAGCTCCCTGGTCATATAAAATTTATGAGGCTGTTTTCGGATTTGACTCAACGCCTTAATCCAACACGACGACTTGCTTTCGGGGTTGGTTCAGTAAGTTTTGTTGGACATTACATACTCAGCTTTTTCGGGCTTTCTGAGTTTGTATTCTTTACCCCTTTGATGTTACCTCTTGCTTTCTCTTCCATGTTCCTACTCTTACTTGTAGAATTACTGGAGAAATCGGATGTACAAAAAGAAATTGATTTAGCCAGAGACATCCAGCTAAGCTTACTTCCCGGCACTTCTTTAAATAAGGATAACCTGGAAGTTTATTCTTTTGCTCATACAGCAAAAGAAGTTGGTGGTGATTATCTGGATGTTATTGATACCGAATCGGGTACTTACGTTGTAATTGCTGATGTTTCGGGAAAAGGATTGAGTGCAGCTTTATATATGGTAAGGATGCAGGCCTTAGTAAACCTTCTGGTACAAAAAGAGCGTCCATCTCCAAAGGACCTTTTCTTGCAGCTGAACGATTTCGTCAAGAGCAATAGTAAGGATAAAACCTTTGTTACCGGTTGTGTGGCTTTCTTTCCAAATGACAAAGAAGAATTTGAGTACGTCCGTGCCGGACATAATATTCCCGTTTATTATAGTCGCGAACGTGATGCTACGTTTAACCTAAAGGCCAATGGATTTGCGCTTGGTATGACTTCTACAAATATGCTCAGTCAGCATTTAGAGGTAAAACGATTCCATTTTAAACCGGGAGATTCTGTGCTTCTTTATACTGATGGATTAAATGAAGCCCGCAATGAACGTAGCGAGGAATACGGAGAAGAGCGTATCGAATCATTAATGGAAATCTACGGTTCGCTTCACGCTAAAACAGTTGTACAAAAAATTCAGTCTTCACTCGAAGCTTTTATAGGCACCACTCAGCCTGCTGATGATATCACCTTTACGTGCATTCACCGTCCTGAAAATGTAAATACCCCAAAGCTAATTGAAGAAGCAAAAGAGATGAGCTAG
- a CDS encoding ParB/RepB/Spo0J family partition protein — translation MASKKVLGRGLGAFFPEYEAEGKKEGSTPKKVKQGVEKNLTTLEERINIVLDVPVDHIRANPHQPRKEFDEERLDELSDSIKKHGLIQPITVRYIGEKRFELISGERRLRAAKLAGLEDIPAYVREADDEQSMAFALVENIQREELNPLEVAFAYKRLLEEFSYTQAEVAEKVGKNRTTVTNMLRLLNLPDFIQASLVLNQITTGHARALITIDDVQVQQKLLSRIIKQGWSVRQVEDAVRNLSAPTKKKKPTKPANDPLYDEISARLRRTFSTKVKIKPKAKGGEINIEYYSEDDLERILAIFDSI, via the coding sequence ATGGCGAGTAAAAAAGTACTCGGTAGAGGTTTAGGCGCTTTTTTCCCTGAATATGAAGCGGAAGGGAAAAAAGAGGGATCAACTCCTAAAAAAGTGAAGCAAGGAGTTGAAAAAAACCTTACCACACTTGAAGAACGAATTAATATTGTTCTTGATGTGCCTGTAGATCATATCAGAGCAAATCCTCATCAGCCAAGAAAAGAGTTTGATGAAGAGCGTCTGGATGAACTTTCCGATTCCATAAAAAAACATGGGCTAATTCAGCCGATAACTGTTAGATATATTGGGGAAAAACGATTTGAGCTAATTAGCGGTGAGCGAAGGCTTAGGGCAGCTAAGTTGGCTGGTTTGGAAGATATTCCCGCCTACGTAAGGGAAGCAGATGATGAGCAAAGTATGGCCTTTGCTTTGGTTGAAAATATTCAACGAGAGGAGTTGAATCCGTTGGAAGTAGCATTTGCATATAAACGGTTATTGGAAGAATTCAGCTATACCCAGGCCGAAGTAGCTGAGAAAGTTGGGAAAAACAGAACCACTGTTACCAATATGTTGCGGTTATTGAATCTCCCTGATTTTATTCAGGCTTCGTTAGTGTTAAACCAAATAACTACTGGTCATGCCAGAGCACTAATCACTATAGATGATGTTCAAGTTCAACAAAAGCTACTTTCCAGAATAATAAAGCAAGGGTGGTCGGTTCGTCAGGTAGAGGATGCAGTCAGGAATTTAAGCGCACCCACGAAAAAGAAGAAACCTACCAAACCTGCTAATGATCCTCTCTATGATGAAATTTCTGCCAGGTTGAGACGTACTTTTAGCACAAAAGTGAAAATCAAACCTAAGGCAAAGGGTGGTGAAATCAACATCGAGTATTATTCAGAAGACGACCTCGAACGAATCCTGGCTATTTTTGACTCCATTTAA
- a CDS encoding DUF4442 domain-containing protein, translated as MNAESFEHILRTQIPIAWIAGVRFESYDGETFKVFLEHDFLNQNPFGSIFWAVEGMAAEFAGGVMLLDKIEATGKNISMLVINNEAVFNKKAKGKIIFTCNEGKKIEDEVQKTIESGTPSVFELTSTGTDESGDVVAEFIFNWSIKVREQSIT; from the coding sequence ATGAATGCTGAATCCTTCGAACACATATTAAGAACCCAGATCCCAATCGCCTGGATTGCCGGGGTACGTTTTGAAAGTTATGATGGTGAAACTTTTAAAGTTTTTTTGGAGCATGACTTCCTAAATCAAAATCCATTTGGGAGTATATTTTGGGCCGTAGAAGGCATGGCCGCAGAGTTTGCAGGTGGAGTTATGCTATTGGATAAGATTGAAGCTACAGGGAAGAATATCTCTATGCTGGTAATTAATAACGAAGCCGTATTTAATAAAAAAGCGAAAGGGAAAATCATATTTACTTGTAACGAAGGGAAAAAGATTGAAGATGAGGTTCAAAAAACTATCGAATCTGGTACTCCTTCTGTATTTGAACTAACCAGCACGGGCACCGATGAATCTGGAGATGTGGTAGCTGAGTTTATATTCAACTGGAGTATTAAGGTGAGAGAACAATCTATAACTTAG
- a CDS encoding excinuclease ABC subunit C, translating to MSSTKSSTIPLSEKVANLPLSPGVYIYRDKGGSVLYVGKAKKLRNRVRSYFQDSRPTDGRIKTMVSKIVDLEVVVTDSEAEALILENNFIKQYQPRYNIMYRDDKSYPYICITNDAKPRVYPTRTIIKDGSKYYGPYDSVTTMKRMLDTIRKAFDLCTCAVSVKNIDKTRGVPKWHSCFDDYLQNCSGDWEEERYKDSIKKVERLLNGQTEALIRDIKEEMQIASDAMAFEEAAKLRDSLQAVTRYSQKMKMVADKKVDRDVFALAVDPELGEACGVLFKVREGKMIGKFHRFLKNIDGLTIGDMLQSFVEDYYTGQYTAAIPDEVYLSHTLTDDEPLIDYLYQERGKKVPVHVPQIGEKAQLIKMATSNSRLHLNERKLEKEKAERDRIPHAVKELKEHLKLKRLPRRIECFDNSNFQGTDAVASMVSFVDAKPRKSEYKRFNIKTVQGPDDFASMKEILTRRYSAVMKDGLQIPDLIVVDGGKGQLSSAVEALKEIGFYGECEIIGLAKRLEEVFVPNRSEAYMIPKTSTALKLLQQARDEAHRFAITFHRKKRAKRTFVTELTEIEGVGEKTSQLLLKELGSVQEIKKADKEKLTELVGKKLGDKIYNYFRG from the coding sequence ATGAGCAGCACCAAGTCTTCCACAATTCCTCTTTCAGAAAAAGTAGCCAATCTGCCACTGTCTCCCGGAGTCTATATTTATAGAGATAAGGGTGGGAGTGTACTGTATGTGGGCAAAGCAAAAAAGCTTAGAAATCGGGTTCGTTCTTATTTTCAGGATTCCCGTCCTACTGATGGGCGGATTAAAACCATGGTTTCCAAGATCGTTGATCTGGAAGTGGTTGTCACTGATTCTGAGGCAGAAGCACTTATTCTTGAGAACAATTTTATTAAGCAGTATCAGCCCCGGTATAACATCATGTATCGGGATGATAAGTCCTATCCATATATCTGTATTACAAATGATGCAAAGCCAAGGGTATATCCAACGCGGACAATCATAAAAGACGGAAGCAAATATTACGGTCCTTATGATAGTGTAACCACCATGAAGCGAATGCTGGATACAATCCGAAAGGCATTCGACTTGTGCACTTGTGCGGTATCTGTAAAAAATATTGATAAGACCAGAGGTGTTCCTAAATGGCATTCCTGTTTTGATGATTACCTGCAAAATTGTTCAGGAGATTGGGAAGAAGAGCGATACAAGGATTCCATAAAAAAAGTAGAGCGCTTATTGAATGGTCAGACTGAAGCATTGATCAGAGACATTAAAGAGGAGATGCAGATAGCATCTGATGCTATGGCATTTGAAGAAGCTGCAAAATTAAGAGATAGCCTACAGGCTGTGACTCGGTATAGCCAGAAAATGAAAATGGTAGCCGATAAAAAGGTAGACAGGGATGTATTTGCGTTGGCAGTAGACCCTGAACTAGGCGAAGCTTGTGGAGTACTCTTCAAAGTAAGAGAGGGCAAGATGATAGGGAAGTTCCACCGTTTCCTTAAAAATATTGATGGACTTACTATAGGTGATATGCTTCAGTCTTTTGTTGAGGATTATTATACCGGGCAATACACAGCAGCCATTCCCGATGAGGTTTATCTAAGCCACACATTAACTGACGATGAACCTCTAATTGATTACTTGTATCAGGAAAGAGGGAAGAAAGTACCGGTTCATGTACCTCAAATTGGGGAAAAGGCTCAACTAATTAAGATGGCTACTTCGAACTCGCGCCTTCATCTTAATGAAAGAAAATTGGAGAAGGAAAAAGCAGAAAGGGATCGGATACCGCATGCTGTTAAAGAGCTTAAGGAGCATCTTAAGCTTAAACGTTTGCCAAGAAGAATCGAATGTTTTGATAACTCAAATTTTCAAGGGACTGATGCCGTGGCATCCATGGTTAGTTTTGTAGACGCAAAACCTCGAAAGAGTGAGTATAAAAGATTCAATATCAAAACAGTGCAAGGACCTGATGACTTTGCTTCAATGAAAGAGATTCTAACCCGGCGCTACTCTGCAGTAATGAAAGACGGATTACAAATCCCTGATCTGATTGTTGTTGATGGTGGCAAAGGGCAGTTGAGCTCGGCTGTTGAGGCTTTGAAAGAGATCGGCTTCTACGGAGAATGTGAAATCATTGGTTTGGCAAAGCGACTAGAAGAAGTATTTGTTCCAAATCGGTCGGAAGCATATATGATTCCTAAAACATCAACCGCATTAAAATTGTTACAACAAGCAAGAGATGAGGCTCATCGTTTTGCTATTACTTTTCACAGAAAAAAGAGAGCCAAGAGAACATTCGTTACTGAGCTTACCGAGATAGAAGGGGTGGGAGAAAAAACCTCTCAATTATTACTTAAAGAGCTAGGTTCTGTTCAGGAAATCAAGAAGGCGGATAAAGAAAAACTAACAGAGCTTGTCGGGAAAAAGCTCGGAGATAAAATCTACAACTACTTTAGGGGTTGA
- a CDS encoding ParA family protein yields the protein MGKVIAIANQKGGVGKTTTAINLAASLAAIEHATLVIDIDPQSNTTSGLGIDAKTVTNSIYEIMIGSTEVSDSIRQTELDFLDLIPAHINLVGAEIEMIDREERERILKRAIADVRERYDFVIIDCPPSLGLLTINALTASDSIVIPVQCEYFALEGLGQLLNTIKIVRQHLNPELDIEGVLLTMYDTRTRLSNQVAEEVKRYFDDRVFRSVISRNVRLAEAPSFGKPALLYDSTSVGAKNYLSLAREIIKKNKKLFKNSPVLN from the coding sequence ATGGGTAAAGTTATTGCCATTGCTAATCAAAAAGGTGGGGTTGGAAAAACCACCACGGCAATTAACCTGGCAGCTAGCTTGGCTGCGATTGAACATGCAACTCTGGTGATCGATATCGATCCACAAAGTAATACTACCAGTGGATTAGGAATTGATGCGAAAACGGTTACAAACTCGATTTATGAGATTATGATCGGTAGTACCGAAGTAAGTGATTCTATCAGACAGACAGAACTCGATTTTCTTGATCTGATTCCAGCGCATATCAACCTGGTAGGTGCGGAAATTGAAATGATTGATCGAGAAGAAAGGGAACGTATTCTTAAGCGGGCAATAGCTGATGTAAGGGAGCGCTATGATTTTGTTATCATTGATTGCCCACCCTCTCTTGGCTTATTAACAATAAACGCATTAACAGCATCAGATTCGATTGTAATACCTGTTCAGTGTGAATATTTCGCTCTTGAAGGCTTGGGTCAGTTACTAAATACGATCAAGATTGTAAGACAGCATCTAAATCCGGAATTGGATATAGAAGGTGTACTTCTGACTATGTACGACACACGTACCAGACTTTCAAACCAGGTAGCTGAGGAAGTGAAACGATATTTTGATGATAGAGTATTTAGGTCTGTGATTTCGCGAAATGTTCGATTGGCTGAGGCTCCTAGTTTTGGAAAACCAGCACTGTTATATGATTCGACTAGCGTTGGCGCCAAGAATTATCTATCTCTTGCTCGAGAAATTATCAAGAAAAATAAAAAGCTGTTCAAGAACAGCCCTGTTCTAAATTAA
- the tkt gene encoding transketolase, with protein MSNSSLGQLCADTIRTLSMDGVQKANSGHPGMPMGMADVAYVLWTKFLKHNPKNPNWADRDRFILSAGHGSMLIYSLLHLTGYDVSMDDLKDFRQTRSKTPGHPEYGMTPGVETTTGPLGQGFATGVGMAMAERFLASRFNTVSHTLVDHYTYAIVSDGDLMEGISHEAASFAGHQQLGKLIYLYDSNSISIDGSTDLAFTEDVAKRFEAYNWHVLKIDGHNHNEIETAIKEAQSTEQPSLIVCTTHIGYGSPNKQDTAGSHGSPLGEDEIKLTKEGYGWDPEKSFFVPEKALEVFRNEIEKGGEAEASWNKLFEEYSTDNSEKASQFTQWINGEISDELENALPVFEADSKGMATRASSGKVLNAIKDTVPNMLGGSADLEGSVKTKLDGEGIFSSENHGGRNTHYGVREHGMAAALNGMALHGGVIPFGGTFFVFTDYCRPSIRLAALMKVPSIFVMTHDSIGLGEDGPTHQPVEHLASLRAMPNVLVLRPGDANEVAYSWKKAIEHKTGPSVLVLTRQGIPTYDRNEKNPASMVEKGGYIFADSEKETPDVILIGTGSELHLAVNAKETLKEKGIDARVVSMPSWELFDQQSAEYQEQVLPSSVTNRVSIEAGTTFGWSKYVGPAGKSVGIDTFGESGPAGELYQHFGITSEEMVKAVLS; from the coding sequence ATGTCCAATTCCAGTCTTGGTCAACTCTGTGCAGACACAATAAGAACACTTTCGATGGATGGGGTACAAAAAGCAAATTCAGGTCATCCAGGTATGCCAATGGGAATGGCCGATGTGGCCTACGTACTTTGGACCAAATTCCTGAAACATAACCCAAAAAATCCAAATTGGGCTGACCGTGATCGATTTATACTTTCTGCTGGCCATGGCTCAATGTTGATTTATAGTTTACTTCATCTTACTGGGTATGATGTAAGTATGGATGATTTAAAAGATTTTAGACAAACAAGGAGTAAGACGCCTGGGCACCCGGAATACGGCATGACTCCCGGAGTAGAAACAACTACAGGTCCGCTAGGCCAGGGCTTTGCAACTGGTGTAGGCATGGCGATGGCTGAACGGTTTTTAGCGTCCAGGTTTAATACTGTATCTCATACTTTAGTAGATCATTATACATACGCAATTGTGAGCGATGGAGATCTGATGGAGGGTATTTCGCACGAAGCGGCTTCTTTTGCTGGTCACCAACAGTTGGGAAAATTGATCTATTTATATGACTCAAATTCTATTTCTATTGATGGTTCAACCGATCTTGCTTTCACAGAAGATGTTGCCAAACGATTTGAAGCATATAACTGGCATGTGCTAAAAATTGATGGCCATAATCACAATGAGATTGAAACTGCAATTAAGGAAGCTCAGTCTACCGAGCAACCGAGTTTGATTGTTTGTACAACCCACATCGGTTATGGGAGTCCAAATAAACAGGATACGGCAGGTTCGCATGGTTCTCCGTTAGGAGAAGATGAAATTAAACTCACTAAAGAAGGTTACGGATGGGATCCAGAAAAATCATTCTTCGTTCCTGAAAAGGCACTAGAGGTTTTTAGAAATGAGATTGAGAAAGGCGGAGAAGCGGAAGCTTCATGGAATAAACTATTTGAGGAATACTCAACTGATAATTCGGAAAAAGCTTCTCAATTTACACAATGGATAAATGGGGAGATTTCTGATGAATTGGAGAATGCCCTTCCTGTTTTTGAAGCTGATTCAAAAGGAATGGCTACTAGAGCTTCTTCAGGCAAAGTCCTTAATGCAATTAAAGATACAGTTCCTAACATGTTAGGAGGGTCTGCTGATTTAGAGGGAAGTGTAAAAACTAAACTTGATGGTGAAGGTATATTTAGCTCAGAAAATCACGGTGGCCGAAATACTCATTATGGTGTCCGGGAACATGGAATGGCAGCGGCATTAAACGGAATGGCTTTACACGGAGGTGTAATCCCTTTTGGAGGTACTTTCTTTGTGTTTACTGATTATTGTCGTCCTTCTATTCGATTAGCTGCACTTATGAAGGTTCCATCCATTTTTGTGATGACGCATGACAGTATCGGGTTAGGAGAAGATGGACCTACTCATCAACCCGTTGAACACCTGGCAAGTTTAAGAGCTATGCCAAATGTGTTAGTACTTCGTCCTGGTGACGCTAATGAGGTTGCTTACTCCTGGAAAAAGGCCATCGAACATAAAACCGGTCCTTCAGTACTTGTGCTTACAAGGCAAGGAATTCCAACTTACGATCGTAATGAAAAGAATCCTGCTTCGATGGTAGAAAAAGGAGGATATATTTTTGCTGATTCAGAAAAAGAGACTCCTGATGTTATCCTTATTGGAACTGGCTCAGAATTACACCTAGCAGTTAATGCAAAAGAAACCTTAAAAGAAAAAGGTATCGATGCTCGAGTAGTGAGTATGCCTTCCTGGGAATTATTCGATCAACAAAGTGCTGAATATCAGGAGCAAGTATTACCTTCTTCAGTGACTAATCGAGTATCAATAGAAGCGGGGACTACGTTTGGATGGTCAAAATATGTTGGTCCAGCAGGTAAATCAGTTGGTATTGATACTTTTGGTGAATCGGGACCCGCAGGAGAATTGTACCAGCACTTTGGGATTACTTCAGAAGAGATGGTTAAAGCTGTACTAAGCTAG
- a CDS encoding TIGR00730 family Rossman fold protein — translation MEKSSFKKIPENYRGESANDLWSIFKIMGEFVEGYDKLFKIGPCVTIFGSARTKPEDKYYKLSSEFASKLVEKGFGVITGGGPGIMEGANKGAHESEGKSVGVGIIVPHEQGINDYVDSEYAIYFNYFFVRKVMFVKYSQALVVFPGGFGTLDELFESLTLIQTKKISKIPVVLFGKEYWSGLIDWISDTMKSWGTISENDTDLFFVTDSCEEGVDHICDYYQKHEPMPNFHY, via the coding sequence ATGGAAAAAAGTAGCTTTAAGAAAATTCCTGAGAACTACAGAGGTGAATCTGCAAATGATTTATGGAGTATATTCAAAATCATGGGAGAGTTTGTTGAAGGATATGACAAGCTTTTTAAGATTGGTCCATGTGTAACTATATTTGGTTCTGCGAGGACTAAGCCCGAAGACAAATACTATAAGCTTTCATCAGAATTTGCATCTAAGCTGGTAGAGAAAGGCTTTGGAGTTATAACAGGTGGTGGCCCTGGTATTATGGAAGGTGCTAATAAAGGAGCTCATGAAAGTGAAGGGAAATCTGTTGGAGTGGGTATCATTGTACCTCATGAGCAAGGTATTAATGACTACGTTGATTCCGAATATGCAATCTATTTCAATTATTTTTTTGTGAGAAAGGTCATGTTCGTGAAGTATTCACAAGCCCTGGTTGTATTTCCGGGAGGCTTTGGAACATTAGATGAATTATTTGAAAGCCTCACATTAATTCAAACAAAAAAAATCTCAAAGATACCCGTGGTTTTATTTGGCAAGGAGTATTGGTCAGGGCTAATTGACTGGATTTCTGACACAATGAAATCATGGGGAACAATTTCTGAAAACGATACGGATCTTTTTTTCGTTACAGATAGTTGTGAAGAAGGGGTAGATCACATTTGTGATTATTACCAAAAACATGAGCCTATGCCTAATTTCCATTACTAG